A genomic window from Micromonospora ferruginea includes:
- a CDS encoding 3-hydroxybutyrate dehydrogenase, whose product MTAEPVAVPHVVHVDLSGRHALVTGGGSGIGRACALRLAAAGASVVVLDRNVEAAKAVAAEAGGRAEGIDLADPEAVDRLDVDADIVVNNAGLQHVAPVQDFPVERFEYIQRVMVEAPFLLIRRALPRMYANGWGRIVNISSVHGLRASPFKAAYVSAKHALEGLSKVVALEGAAHGVTANCINPAYVRTALVESQIADQAASHGIGEDEVIEKIMLARAAIKRLIEPEEVAELVAYLCAPPAAFLTGASIALDGGWTAN is encoded by the coding sequence ATGACGGCAGAACCCGTGGCGGTCCCCCACGTCGTACACGTCGACCTCTCCGGTCGCCATGCCCTGGTGACCGGTGGTGGCAGTGGCATCGGACGGGCCTGCGCCCTGCGCCTGGCGGCGGCCGGCGCCTCGGTCGTGGTGCTGGACCGCAACGTGGAGGCGGCCAAGGCCGTGGCCGCCGAGGCGGGCGGCCGGGCCGAGGGGATCGACCTGGCCGACCCGGAGGCGGTGGACCGCCTCGACGTGGACGCCGACATCGTGGTCAACAACGCCGGGTTGCAGCACGTCGCGCCGGTGCAGGACTTCCCGGTCGAGCGGTTCGAGTACATCCAGCGGGTGATGGTGGAGGCGCCGTTCCTGCTCATCCGCCGGGCGCTGCCCCGGATGTACGCCAACGGCTGGGGTCGCATCGTCAACATCTCCTCGGTGCACGGGCTGCGCGCCTCGCCGTTCAAGGCGGCGTACGTCTCGGCGAAGCACGCGCTGGAGGGCCTGTCCAAGGTGGTGGCGCTGGAGGGCGCCGCGCACGGGGTGACGGCCAACTGCATCAACCCGGCGTACGTGCGGACCGCGCTGGTGGAGAGCCAGATCGCCGACCAGGCGGCCAGTCACGGCATCGGCGAGGACGAGGTGATCGAGAAGATCATGCTGGCCCGGGCGGCGATCAAGCGGCTGATCGAGCCGGAGGAGGTGGCCGAGCTGGTGGCGTACCTGTGCGCCCCGCCGGCCGCGTTCCTCACCGGCGCCTCGATCGCCCTCGACGGGGGCTGGACGGCGAACTAG
- the yajC gene encoding preprotein translocase subunit YajC, whose product MLYAAASGGGAGGLTPILMIALLFVVMYFMMIRPQQKRRREAEQMQSALAPGDEVVTIGGLHGTVTVVEDDTVLLEVAPGVQTRYARPAVARVVKRAEAPEAETISEEVEPVKE is encoded by the coding sequence GTGCTTTACGCAGCAGCGAGTGGCGGGGGAGCCGGCGGTCTGACGCCGATCCTCATGATCGCTCTGCTCTTCGTCGTCATGTACTTCATGATGATCCGTCCGCAGCAGAAGCGCCGCCGCGAGGCGGAGCAGATGCAGTCCGCGCTCGCCCCCGGCGACGAGGTGGTCACCATCGGCGGCCTGCACGGCACGGTCACCGTGGTCGAGGACGACACGGTCCTGCTCGAGGTCGCCCCGGGCGTGCAGACCCGCTACGCGCGTCCCGCCGTGGCCCGCGTGGTCAAGCGGGCCGAGGCGCCCGAGGCGGAGACCATCAGCGAGGAAGTCGAACCGGTCAAGGAGTGA
- the secD gene encoding protein translocase subunit SecD: MAPPQGQMRPGRQLAVLGFIFVVLYLLVFFSGGASGGWKDRLEPRLGLDLIGGTRLTLEATNTVDGKPPTSANLEEARQIIESRVNAYGVAEAEVVTEGNRNIVISLPGQNRDLTDVGSAAELRFRKVLKATDGSGAAAAPAPSPSASAAPSGSASPKPSGSASPKPSASAKVSASPSAGGQGGMAPAPSASATPTPSASPSAAAPSASAEPVPQSIEQQRQAVQKKVGPAAWAAASGLQAPADLTADPSLADKLKPFGTLSPQEIAVLPVEMQFNVPTITCAQLDKRPPASIKDPKQKAVACEAGAKNLLDVAKVEGTDVKNASAQLDQTSSWVVSLNFTGKGQEKWTALTRESFNNEGQACDQSALGQDGKCRVAVVLDNEIVSSPEIQGVLTGDSQITGSFDNKSANALASQLRYGALPVTFVPQEQQNVTATLGDSHLKAGLLAAGIGMLLVIIYSFFYYRLLGSVIFLSLVLSALLVFGALVVLGRSIGFTLTLAGIAGMIVSLGVAADSFVIYFERLKDEIREGRSPRSAVPRAWIRARRTIISANAITLMSAVVLYIVSVGAVKGFAFALGLATVLDLVVVFLFRHPIMTMFARTRAFLSPRVSGLGRALPARSAESGTARNPRVKEA; the protein is encoded by the coding sequence GTGGCACCACCTCAGGGACAGATGCGCCCCGGACGGCAGCTCGCCGTGCTCGGGTTCATCTTCGTCGTCCTCTATCTTTTGGTGTTCTTCTCGGGCGGTGCCAGCGGTGGCTGGAAGGACCGGCTGGAGCCCCGGCTCGGCCTGGACCTCATCGGCGGCACCCGGCTGACGCTCGAGGCCACCAACACGGTGGACGGCAAGCCGCCGACCTCGGCCAACCTCGAAGAGGCGCGGCAGATCATCGAGAGCCGGGTCAACGCCTACGGCGTGGCCGAGGCGGAGGTGGTCACCGAGGGCAACCGCAACATCGTCATCTCCCTGCCCGGCCAGAACCGCGACCTGACCGACGTCGGCAGCGCGGCCGAGCTGCGCTTCCGCAAGGTGCTCAAGGCCACCGACGGCAGCGGCGCGGCCGCCGCGCCGGCGCCGAGCCCCAGCGCCTCCGCGGCCCCGTCCGGCAGCGCCTCGCCGAAGCCGTCCGGCAGCGCGTCGCCGAAGCCGAGCGCGAGCGCCAAGGTCTCCGCGTCGCCGAGCGCCGGCGGCCAGGGCGGGATGGCCCCGGCGCCGAGCGCCAGCGCCACGCCGACCCCGTCGGCCTCGCCGAGCGCCGCCGCGCCGAGCGCCAGCGCCGAGCCGGTGCCGCAGAGCATCGAGCAGCAGCGGCAGGCCGTGCAGAAGAAGGTGGGCCCCGCCGCGTGGGCCGCCGCCTCCGGCCTGCAGGCCCCGGCCGACCTGACCGCCGACCCGTCGCTGGCCGACAAGCTCAAGCCGTTCGGCACGCTCTCCCCGCAGGAGATCGCGGTGCTGCCGGTGGAGATGCAGTTCAACGTCCCCACCATCACCTGCGCCCAGCTCGACAAGCGGCCGCCCGCCTCGATCAAGGACCCGAAGCAGAAGGCGGTGGCCTGCGAGGCCGGCGCGAAGAACCTGCTCGACGTGGCCAAGGTCGAGGGCACCGACGTCAAGAACGCCTCCGCCCAGCTCGACCAGACCAGCTCCTGGGTGGTCAGCCTCAACTTCACCGGCAAGGGCCAGGAGAAGTGGACCGCGCTGACCCGCGAGTCGTTCAACAACGAGGGTCAGGCCTGCGACCAGAGCGCGCTCGGCCAGGACGGCAAGTGCCGGGTCGCGGTGGTGCTGGACAACGAGATCGTCTCCTCGCCGGAGATCCAGGGCGTGCTGACCGGTGACTCGCAGATCACCGGCAGCTTCGACAACAAGTCGGCGAACGCGCTGGCCAGCCAGCTCCGCTACGGCGCGCTGCCGGTGACGTTCGTGCCGCAGGAGCAGCAGAACGTCACCGCGACGCTCGGCGACAGCCACCTCAAGGCGGGTCTGCTGGCGGCCGGCATCGGCATGCTGCTGGTCATCATCTACTCGTTCTTCTACTACCGGCTGCTCGGCTCGGTCATCTTCCTCAGCCTGGTGCTCTCCGCGCTGCTGGTCTTCGGCGCGCTGGTGGTGCTCGGCCGGTCGATCGGCTTCACGCTGACGCTCGCCGGCATCGCCGGCATGATCGTCTCGCTCGGTGTGGCGGCGGACTCGTTCGTCATCTACTTCGAACGACTGAAGGACGAGATCCGCGAGGGCCGCAGTCCGCGCAGCGCGGTGCCGCGGGCCTGGATCCGGGCCCGCCGGACGATCATCTCGGCGAACGCCATCACGCTGATGTCGGCCGTGGTGCTCTACATCGTCTCGGTCGGCGCGGTGAAGGGCTTCGCCTTCGCGCTCGGCCTGGCGACCGTGCTGGACCTGGTCGTCGTGTTCCTGTTCCGCCACCCGATCATGACGATGTTCGCCCGCACCCGGGCGTTCCTGTCGCCGCGGGTCAGCGGTCTGGGTCGGGCGCTGCCGGCCCGGTCGGCCGAGTCGGGCACCGCCCGCAACCCGCGTGTCAAGGAGGCCTGA
- a CDS encoding helix-turn-helix domain-containing protein, with the protein MSVMSSPVEFLELLAREAAAVEFEGPLVAARAAGLPADRLAELEQAKIVALRVRALLERRRRRETELSGLYDTASDLAGLRDLDDVLRAIVHRARILLGTDVAYMTLNDDERGDTYMRVTDGSISARFQRLRLEMGDGLGGLVAQTGTPYVTSNYQEDERFRHTGEIDGGVGEEGLVAILGVPLRLGSSVIGVLYAANRSARPFAREEVSLLVSLGAHAAVAIDTARLLAETRSALAELSSANSTIRAHSSSVERAAAAHDRMTALVVRGGGMEDVAAAVTEVLGGALLALDAEGRRLARVGEIEEPDRADIVEAVAASRTEGRSVRRGPLWYAAVVAGAENLGALVLRPDDELVDADQRILERAALVTALLLLFRRTVAEAEGRVRGELLDDLIARPLRDADALRSRARRIGVDLDAPHVLVAVGDDAFAETGSARQRVLSWATTYASTRGGLAAARDGRVVLMLPGRDAGGAARAVARDLSRVTGRPVTAGASGPSTGPASLAVTFAEAERCLTALGALGRSGQGASTAELGFVGLLLGAVGDAGNRDVSGFLTATVGPVVDYDARRGTALVRTLEAYFGVGGSLARAAEQLHVHVNTVTQRLERVGQLLGADWQKPERALEVQLALRLHRLRTPAA; encoded by the coding sequence ATGTCGGTCATGTCGTCGCCGGTGGAGTTCCTGGAACTGCTGGCGCGCGAGGCCGCCGCGGTCGAGTTCGAGGGCCCGCTGGTCGCCGCGCGCGCCGCCGGCCTGCCCGCCGACCGGCTGGCCGAGCTGGAGCAGGCGAAGATCGTGGCGCTGCGGGTCCGGGCGCTGCTGGAGCGCCGGCGCCGCCGGGAGACCGAGCTGTCCGGCCTCTACGACACCGCCAGCGACCTGGCCGGCCTGCGCGACCTGGACGACGTGCTGCGGGCGATCGTGCACCGGGCGCGGATCCTGCTCGGCACCGACGTGGCATACATGACGCTCAACGACGACGAGCGCGGCGACACGTACATGCGGGTCACCGACGGGTCGATCTCGGCGCGGTTCCAGCGGCTGCGGCTGGAGATGGGCGACGGCCTGGGCGGGCTGGTGGCGCAGACCGGCACCCCGTACGTGACGTCGAACTACCAGGAGGACGAGCGGTTCCGGCACACCGGGGAGATCGACGGCGGGGTGGGCGAGGAGGGCCTGGTGGCCATCCTCGGCGTGCCGCTGCGGCTCGGCTCCAGCGTGATCGGCGTGCTCTACGCGGCCAACCGCTCGGCCCGCCCGTTCGCGCGGGAGGAGGTGTCGCTGCTGGTGTCGCTGGGCGCGCACGCGGCGGTGGCGATCGACACCGCCCGGCTGCTCGCCGAGACCCGGTCGGCGCTGGCCGAGCTGTCCTCGGCGAACAGCACGATCCGGGCGCACAGCAGCTCGGTGGAGCGGGCCGCCGCCGCGCACGACCGGATGACCGCGCTGGTGGTCCGCGGCGGCGGGATGGAGGACGTGGCGGCGGCGGTGACCGAGGTGCTCGGCGGGGCGCTGCTGGCGCTGGACGCCGAGGGCCGCCGGCTGGCCCGGGTCGGTGAGATCGAGGAGCCGGACCGGGCGGACATCGTGGAGGCGGTCGCCGCGTCCCGCACCGAGGGGCGCAGCGTGCGACGCGGCCCGCTCTGGTACGCGGCCGTGGTGGCCGGCGCGGAGAACCTGGGCGCGCTGGTGCTGCGCCCGGACGACGAGCTGGTCGACGCCGACCAGCGGATCCTGGAGCGGGCCGCGCTGGTGACCGCGTTGCTGCTGCTGTTCCGCCGCACGGTGGCCGAGGCGGAGGGGCGGGTCCGGGGCGAGCTGCTGGACGACCTGATCGCCCGGCCGTTGCGGGACGCCGACGCGTTGCGCAGCCGGGCCCGCCGGATCGGGGTCGACCTGGACGCCCCGCACGTGCTGGTGGCGGTCGGCGACGACGCGTTCGCCGAGACCGGGTCGGCCCGGCAGCGGGTGCTGTCGTGGGCCACCACGTACGCCTCGACCCGGGGCGGGCTGGCCGCGGCGCGCGACGGGCGGGTGGTGCTGATGCTGCCCGGCCGGGACGCCGGCGGGGCGGCCCGCGCGGTGGCCCGGGACCTGTCCCGGGTGACCGGCCGGCCGGTGACCGCCGGGGCGAGCGGGCCGTCCACCGGCCCCGCGTCGCTGGCGGTGACGTTCGCCGAGGCGGAGCGCTGCCTGACCGCGCTCGGCGCGCTGGGTCGATCCGGGCAGGGCGCGAGCACGGCGGAGCTGGGCTTCGTCGGGCTGCTGCTGGGCGCGGTCGGCGACGCGGGCAACCGGGACGTGAGCGGGTTCCTGACCGCGACGGTGGGGCCGGTGGTCGACTACGACGCGCGGCGGGGCACCGCGTTGGTGCGGACGCTGGAGGCGTACTTCGGGGTGGGCGGCAGCCTGGCCCGGGCGGCCGAGCAGTTGCACGTGCACGTGAACACGGTGACCCAGCGGCTGGAGCGGGTCGGGCAGTTGCTCGGCGCCGACTGGCAGAAGCCGGAGCGGGCGCTGGAGGTGCAGCTCGCGCTGCGCCTGCACCGGCTGCGCACGCCCGCCGCCTGA
- the ruvC gene encoding crossover junction endodeoxyribonuclease RuvC has translation MRVLGVDPGLTRCGVGVVEGVPGRPCTLVAYYVVYTDPADELPLRLLHLDRSLTDLVAEHRPDAVAVERVFSQHNVRTVMGTAQASGVAVLAGARAGLPVTTYTPSEVKAAVTGSGQADKKQMTTMVTRLLRLAEPPKPADAADALALAICHVWRGGTRSKLAAAADQARRGGARR, from the coding sequence GTGCGCGTGCTGGGCGTCGACCCGGGGCTGACCCGGTGCGGGGTCGGCGTGGTCGAGGGCGTGCCGGGCCGCCCGTGCACCCTGGTCGCCTACTACGTCGTCTACACCGATCCCGCCGACGAGCTGCCGTTGCGCCTGCTGCACCTGGACCGCTCGCTGACCGACCTGGTCGCCGAGCACCGGCCGGACGCGGTCGCGGTGGAGCGGGTGTTCAGCCAGCACAACGTCCGTACCGTGATGGGCACCGCGCAGGCCAGCGGCGTGGCGGTGCTGGCCGGCGCGCGCGCCGGGCTGCCGGTGACCACCTACACGCCGAGCGAGGTGAAGGCGGCGGTGACCGGCTCGGGCCAGGCCGACAAGAAGCAGATGACCACCATGGTCACCCGGTTGCTGCGGCTGGCGGAGCCGCCCAAGCCGGCGGACGCCGCTGACGCGCTGGCGCTGGCCATCTGTCACGTCTGGCGCGGCGGCACCCGGTCCAAGCTGGCCGCCGCGGCCGACCAGGCCCGACGAGGAGGGGCGCGACGATGA
- the ruvB gene encoding Holliday junction branch migration DNA helicase RuvB — translation MSGDNLVSAYVSDAELDAEASVRPKRLGEFIAQHRVRDQLDLLLQGAMRRGSPPDHILLSGPPGLGKTTLANIVAAELGTGIRVTSGPAIERSGDLAAILTSLAEGDVLFIDEIHRIAKPAEELLYSAMEDFRVDVVVGKGPGATAIPLDVEPFTLVGATTRSGLLTGPMRDRFGFVAHLDFYSPADLETLLHRSARILGVPITPEGAAEVAGRSRGTPRIANRLLRRVRDYAEVRADGVVNLETARAALTVYDVDALGLDRLDRAVLKALVDSFRGGPVGVSTLAVAVGEQPDTVEEVCEPFLVRAGLLARTPRGRVATEAAWHHLGRTPPNGTFGADPSRGPDLFSTQPDTP, via the coding sequence ATGAGTGGGGACAACCTCGTCTCGGCGTACGTCAGCGACGCCGAACTGGACGCGGAGGCCAGCGTCCGGCCGAAGCGGCTCGGTGAGTTCATCGCCCAGCACCGGGTCCGCGACCAGCTCGACCTGCTGTTGCAGGGCGCGATGCGGCGCGGCTCCCCGCCGGACCACATCCTCCTGTCGGGGCCGCCCGGCCTCGGGAAGACGACCTTGGCCAACATCGTGGCCGCGGAGCTGGGCACCGGGATCCGGGTGACCAGCGGGCCGGCGATCGAGCGCTCCGGCGACCTGGCCGCGATCCTGACCAGCCTGGCCGAGGGCGACGTGCTCTTCATCGACGAGATCCACCGGATCGCCAAGCCGGCCGAGGAGCTGCTCTACAGCGCGATGGAGGACTTCCGGGTCGACGTGGTGGTGGGCAAGGGTCCCGGTGCGACCGCCATCCCGCTCGACGTGGAGCCGTTCACGCTGGTCGGCGCCACCACCCGGTCCGGCCTGCTGACCGGGCCGATGCGCGACCGGTTCGGCTTCGTCGCGCACCTCGACTTCTACTCCCCGGCCGACCTGGAGACGCTGCTGCACCGCTCCGCCCGGATCCTCGGCGTGCCGATCACCCCGGAGGGCGCGGCGGAGGTCGCCGGCCGGTCCCGGGGCACGCCCCGGATCGCCAACCGGCTGCTGCGCCGGGTCCGCGACTACGCCGAGGTGCGCGCCGACGGGGTGGTCAACCTGGAGACCGCCCGGGCCGCGCTCACCGTCTACGACGTGGACGCGCTGGGCCTGGACCGGCTGGACCGGGCGGTGCTGAAGGCGCTCGTCGACTCGTTCCGCGGTGGCCCGGTCGGTGTCTCCACCCTCGCGGTGGCGGTGGGGGAGCAGCCGGACACGGTCGAGGAGGTCTGCGAGCCGTTCCTGGTCCGGGCCGGGCTGCTGGCGCGGACGCCCCGGGGCCGGGTGGCGACCGAGGCCGCCTGGCACCATCTGGGCCGTACGCCCCCGAATGGTACATTTGGTGCGGATCCCTCCCGGGGACCCGATCTGTTCTCGACGCAGCCCGACACGCCGTGA
- the ruvA gene encoding Holliday junction branch migration protein RuvA — MIASVRGTVTATGPDHAVVEVGGIGLAVQCAPGTIADLRVGQPARLATSLVVREDSLTLYGFADDDAKQLFELLQTASGVGPRLAQAVLAVHTPDAVRKAIANADTAALTRVPGIGKKGAERLVLELRDRVGPVAIGPDGAGGVTAGAWPEQVRQALVGLGWSAAQAEQAVAAVAETVDGETPPVPVLLKQAIRLLGRTR; from the coding sequence ATGATCGCGAGTGTGCGCGGCACGGTGACCGCGACCGGTCCGGACCACGCCGTGGTGGAGGTGGGCGGCATCGGCCTGGCCGTGCAGTGCGCCCCCGGCACCATCGCCGACCTGCGGGTCGGCCAGCCGGCCCGGCTCGCCACCAGCCTGGTGGTCCGGGAGGACTCACTCACCCTCTACGGCTTCGCCGACGACGACGCCAAGCAGCTCTTCGAGCTGTTGCAGACCGCCAGCGGGGTCGGTCCCCGGCTGGCCCAGGCGGTGCTCGCCGTGCACACCCCGGACGCCGTCCGCAAGGCCATCGCCAACGCCGACACCGCCGCGCTGACCCGGGTGCCCGGCATCGGCAAGAAGGGCGCCGAGCGGCTCGTGCTGGAGCTGCGGGACCGGGTCGGCCCGGTGGCGATCGGCCCGGACGGCGCGGGCGGGGTGACCGCGGGCGCCTGGCCGGAGCAGGTGCGCCAGGCCCTGGTTGGGCTCGGTTGGTCGGCCGCGCAGGCGGAGCAGGCGGTCGCCGCGGTCGCCGAGACCGTCGACGGGGAGACCCCGCCGGTGCCGGTTCTGCTCAAGCAGGCGATCCGCCTCCTGGGTCGCACCCGATGA
- a CDS encoding TetR/AcrR family transcriptional regulator translates to MSDMTSTADAPRSPGRPRSTRADEAIVEATLDLLAEGSTIEALSIEAIAARAGVGKATIYRRWSGKEALLLDALGRLKGAPPRIGGHSVRDDLVQLVGAVGQHVDPRARMIMPCLVPEVSRSSAHRQAYEAIIEPRREAMREVLRRAVEHGELRADLDVEVAMALLTAPMLTQRMVHWYPGTDERILPERIVDTVLAGLRAR, encoded by the coding sequence ATGTCTGACATGACTTCCACGGCGGATGCTCCGCGGTCGCCCGGGCGACCGCGGAGCACCCGCGCGGACGAGGCGATCGTGGAGGCCACCCTCGACCTGCTGGCCGAGGGGAGCACCATCGAGGCGCTCTCCATCGAGGCGATCGCCGCCCGGGCCGGCGTCGGCAAGGCCACCATCTACCGCCGCTGGTCCGGCAAGGAAGCTCTGCTGCTGGACGCGCTGGGCCGGCTCAAGGGCGCCCCGCCCCGCATCGGCGGGCACTCCGTCCGCGACGACCTGGTGCAGCTCGTCGGCGCCGTCGGTCAGCACGTCGACCCGCGGGCCCGCATGATCATGCCGTGCCTGGTGCCCGAGGTGAGCCGCAGCTCCGCCCACCGGCAGGCCTACGAGGCGATCATCGAGCCCCGCCGGGAGGCGATGCGCGAGGTGCTGCGCCGCGCGGTCGAGCATGGTGAGCTGCGCGCCGACCTCGACGTCGAGGTCGCCATGGCGTTGCTCACCGCGCCGATGCTGACCCAGCGGATGGTGCACTGGTATCCGGGGACGGACGAGCGGATCCTGCCCGAGCGCATCGTGGACACGGTCCTGGCCGGCCTGCGCGCCCGCTGA
- the secF gene encoding protein translocase subunit SecF, whose protein sequence is MAKSGLAARLYRGEADLNIVGKRKVWFGVAGALVLIAVLSFALNGFKLGIEFAGGNSFQVPASVGTLDRAETVVDDALAAEAPGVEVVSAQKVGGTSGEYYEMRTGQLTAEQANAAKTAMAQEFGIQADQISGSQVSEAWGSQVTSRAFLGLLIFLAVVSVYLVLRFEWRMAVAAIISLLTNLILTSGIYSLVGFEVTPSTIIGFLTILGFALYDVVVVFDKVQENTRGITANNNLTYGEASNLALNQSLMRSLNTSVVALLPVGGLLFIGAGLLGAGTLKDLGLVLFVGMAVAFLTSILLATPLLVLLKNQDPRISAHNKRVLARRAAAARGEVTPKGAPRPAPTGDQPVDPDGALAGVAPKVGARPTGKRPSGARGGRPGGGGGNRPGGAKRR, encoded by the coding sequence ATGGCGAAGAGTGGTCTGGCCGCCCGGCTCTACCGGGGCGAGGCCGATCTCAACATCGTCGGCAAGCGCAAGGTGTGGTTCGGCGTGGCCGGCGCGCTGGTGCTGATCGCGGTGCTGAGCTTCGCGCTCAACGGCTTCAAGCTCGGCATCGAGTTCGCCGGCGGCAACTCGTTCCAGGTGCCGGCCAGCGTCGGCACGCTGGACCGGGCCGAGACGGTCGTCGACGACGCGCTCGCCGCCGAGGCGCCCGGCGTCGAGGTGGTCAGCGCGCAGAAGGTCGGCGGCACCAGTGGCGAGTACTACGAGATGCGCACCGGGCAGCTCACCGCCGAGCAGGCCAACGCCGCCAAGACCGCGATGGCGCAGGAGTTCGGCATCCAGGCCGACCAGATCAGCGGCAGCCAGGTCTCCGAGGCCTGGGGCAGCCAGGTCACCTCGCGGGCGTTCCTCGGTCTGCTGATCTTCCTCGCCGTGGTGTCGGTCTACCTGGTGCTGCGCTTCGAGTGGCGGATGGCGGTCGCCGCGATCATCTCGCTGCTCACCAACCTGATCCTCACCTCCGGCATCTACTCGCTGGTCGGCTTCGAGGTCACCCCGTCGACGATCATCGGCTTCCTCACCATCCTGGGCTTCGCGCTCTACGACGTGGTGGTGGTCTTCGACAAGGTGCAGGAGAACACGCGCGGCATCACCGCGAACAACAACCTCACCTACGGCGAGGCGTCCAACCTGGCGCTCAACCAGAGCCTCATGCGCTCGCTGAACACGTCGGTGGTGGCGCTGCTCCCGGTCGGTGGTCTGCTCTTCATCGGCGCCGGCCTGCTCGGCGCCGGCACCCTGAAGGACCTCGGCCTGGTGCTCTTCGTCGGTATGGCGGTGGCGTTCCTGACCTCGATCCTGCTGGCCACGCCGCTGCTGGTGTTGCTGAAGAACCAGGACCCGCGGATCAGCGCGCACAACAAGCGGGTGCTCGCCCGCCGGGCGGCCGCCGCCCGGGGCGAGGTCACCCCGAAGGGCGCGCCGCGCCCGGCGCCGACCGGCGACCAGCCGGTCGACCCGGACGGAGCGCTCGCCGGCGTCGCACCGAAGGTCGGCGCACGGCCGACCGGCAAGCGTCCCAGCGGCGCCCGGGGCGGTCGCCCCGGTGGTGGCGGGGGCAACCGGCCGGGCGGCGCGAAGCGCCGCTGA
- a CDS encoding adenine phosphoribosyltransferase, translated as MTETHTTGVRGDSGPEVAQLVASRLLDVPDFPKPGVMFKDLMPLFADGVAFREVIDGIIAYHGPESFDVVAGIEARGFVLAAAVAYATGVGVVPVRKAGKLPRATHAASYALEYGEATLEVHQDAFTAGHRVLVLDDVLATGGTAEATLDLVERAGGTVSGFTVLLELGFLKGRERLAPRPVHALLTV; from the coding sequence GTGACGGAGACCCACACCACCGGCGTACGCGGAGACAGCGGCCCGGAGGTCGCCCAACTGGTCGCCAGCCGGCTGCTGGACGTGCCGGACTTCCCCAAGCCGGGGGTCATGTTCAAGGACCTGATGCCGCTCTTCGCCGACGGGGTCGCGTTCCGTGAGGTCATCGACGGGATCATCGCGTACCACGGGCCGGAGTCGTTCGACGTGGTCGCCGGCATCGAGGCGCGCGGGTTCGTGCTGGCGGCGGCGGTGGCCTACGCCACCGGCGTCGGCGTGGTGCCGGTGCGCAAGGCCGGCAAGCTGCCCCGCGCGACCCACGCGGCCTCCTACGCCCTGGAATACGGCGAGGCGACGCTTGAGGTCCACCAGGACGCGTTCACCGCCGGGCATCGGGTGCTGGTGCTTGACGACGTGCTCGCCACCGGCGGCACCGCCGAGGCCACGCTCGACCTGGTGGAACGGGCCGGCGGCACGGTCTCCGGGTTCACCGTGCTGCTGGAACTGGGCTTCCTCAAGGGCCGGGAGCGCCTCGCCCCGCGTCCGGTCCATGCCCTGTTGACCGTTTGA